DNA from Leptospira bandrabouensis:
TTGATTCCATTGCCGTTGGTGTGACTGACAATGTAGATGTATCCTCTATGACCATAGTTTTGAATGGGGATGATTTTATAGTGGGTCAGGTGAAAAACCAACTCCTTAAACTTCCCGATGTTTTGCGAGTACAGGACATGGCATATGCAAGTTCTGTACAAAGGGAACTGGTGCTCATTTCCTTTTCGATTTCTGAAACCAACCGAAGTGAAGCCCTTACCATTTGTAATGGATTTGATGTTAAAATTTTAGAAATGACAGAAGACTCACTTCTTATTGAGTTTTCCGGAAATTCGAGACAGGTGAGTAATATCATCTCTGTGCTTAAACCTTT
Protein-coding regions in this window:
- the ilvN gene encoding acetolactate synthase small subunit, with protein sequence MKHTLSILVNNHPGVMSHVSGLFTRRGYNIDSIAVGVTDNVDVSSMTIVLNGDDFIVGQVKNQLLKLPDVLRVQDMAYASSVQRELVLISFSISETNRSEALTICNGFDVKILEMTEDSLLIEFSGNSRQVSNIISVLKPFGIREISRTGQIAIAYRNQNAV